The following are encoded together in the Tepidiforma bonchosmolovskayae genome:
- a CDS encoding ABC transporter permease, whose translation MRQYILRRLAYVPLIMAIVSVLAFFTLRMPWAVDPVTLYVNQNTTLEQEQEIRRELGLDKPAVQQFFIWLGQVARGDLGETFRSRQPVWQEIVRRFPVNFEILLLSIFFSTLFGVTFGVITAVKQNSPIDYAFRFLAVFGQSIPDFFLLILLIVLPSIWWNYSPPVGGHIPFTRDPLENLRLYLPPTILLGVGGAAAMMRLTRSSLLEVFRQDYMRTARAKGLGGSAVVLRHGLRNALIPIVTLIGGQVTALFFGSLILEQVFSINGLGQFFLVSSVTGDFPVIQTLVLYTAFVVMVMNLLVDISYALIDPRVKYT comes from the coding sequence ATGCGCCAGTACATCCTCCGGCGGCTCGCCTACGTGCCGCTCATCATGGCGATCGTCTCCGTCCTCGCCTTCTTCACCCTCCGCATGCCCTGGGCCGTCGACCCGGTCACCCTCTACGTCAATCAGAACACCACCCTCGAGCAGGAGCAGGAGATCCGCCGCGAGCTCGGCCTCGATAAGCCCGCCGTCCAGCAATTCTTCATCTGGCTCGGACAGGTCGCCCGCGGCGACCTCGGCGAAACCTTCCGCTCCCGCCAGCCCGTCTGGCAGGAGATCGTCCGCCGGTTCCCGGTCAACTTCGAAATCCTGCTCCTCTCGATCTTCTTCTCTACCCTCTTCGGCGTCACCTTCGGCGTCATCACTGCCGTCAAGCAGAACTCCCCCATCGACTACGCCTTCCGCTTCCTTGCCGTCTTCGGCCAGTCGATCCCCGATTTCTTCCTCCTCATCCTCCTCATCGTCCTCCCCTCCATCTGGTGGAACTACTCCCCGCCCGTCGGCGGCCACATCCCCTTCACCCGCGACCCCCTCGAAAACCTGCGACTCTACCTCCCGCCCACCATCCTGCTCGGCGTCGGTGGCGCCGCCGCCATGATGCGTCTCACCCGCTCCTCCCTCCTCGAGGTTTTCCGCCAGGACTACATGCGCACGGCGCGCGCCAAGGGCCTGGGCGGCAGCGCCGTCGTCCTCCGCCACGGCCTCCGCAACGCCCTCATCCCGATCGTCACCCTCATCGGCGGCCAGGTCACCGCCCTCTTTTTCGGCTCCCTCATCCTCGAACAGGTCTTCTCCATCAACGGCCTCGGCCAGTTCTTCCTCGTCTCCTCCGTCACCGGCGACTTCCCGGTCATCCAAACCCTCGTCCTCTACACCGCCTTCGTCGTCATGGTCATGAACCTCCTCGTCGATATCTCCTACGCCCTCATCGACCCCCGCGTGAAGTACACCTGA